Within Nematostella vectensis chromosome 1, jaNemVect1.1, whole genome shotgun sequence, the genomic segment CTTGCACCTCAGCGTGACTCATGTCTGGGCTGATGCCTTGATGTTTCATGTTCAATAAGTCTGCTCCTTGTGTTACGTCTGGGGCGTCCTTTCTTGTGGATAATTTGAACCATAATTTCATAATTGGAATACACTTGCCAAGAGGAATGTCTAGTTCCttcgaaataaaaaaaaaataaaaataaaaaggggAACATTTGTCCCACAAAACTGGAACATCTTGGAACCcattataaaaacatattcaTTATTGGTGTGTGTCGTATATTGATTTTATGTGGCATCTCAGTTGGTATGTTAGTGGTTTACTTAATACAAACTTTTACAAGAGTGTGTGCTATTGCACAATAaattataatataattttaatgGATTACACGGGGATCCTGAATTCACAACAGTGTGAAACTACATAGGTCTATCTTTTATGGGGTCTTtaaaagccacattgtcaccagtttacttctggtcgaTAACGTAGcaatctctgatgatttttaacagaaaacgcaaaaatatttcaaaattgtaaaaacagTGGATCTATTAGAAGTTTTTTCGAGGATATGACTGATAATTTAATGTGAATGACCTTTTTAATAGCCCATAtactaatagattcttttgtcttttgtcggttgaggttacCATTGGCCCTCAGGAAATAAACTagtgacaatgtggctttaaaaCTGAGGTGTTCATATTAGCTAGCTTTTCTTAGAACAGTAGTGTTTCTGTACTTTTGAAAGTACATTTGAAAATGGTGAAATCTGATTCAACAGTTAAAATCCTCTATGCATTAATAAAAGAATTCCAAATGATATTCATCCTTTGCTAAAAGTTGTACATGTGTACTGGTTTCTTACCCTTAGTAAGTTTTTAAATTCTTCTTCTGTCCCCATATACTGTAATGTTCTATCCTAGAAAAACAGAAACAATATCATTACCAAcaaatgttattatttttgtcaGCCTTTCAAACGATTCACAGAAATATAACTTTCTTCAAGAATTCccttttcttaatattttttttattcttcattttatattttgcacGTTTGGGGGTGCTTATTTGGAGTCAATTCCTTTACTGTTAGATGGAACCTAtaaaacaagcatttacaGTATTCTTACATTCCCAACAGCCCTAGGGATTGGCTCTGGATTTGCCATGGGTGAAAGCAGTCATTATATGTATTTCATGtacaaattttaatttttatggCTATACCTGAATAAAGTTATCAACAAAAACAGGCTTAAGGTCTGGCATCCCAAGCTCATCCAGAATTGAAAATACTCCTTTGTAATGATCCATGATGGGAGAAATGGGCCACAGATGACCTGTATTCAGAAAGACAAGCCGATCATTCAACACTAATCATAATCACAGCTACCTGATACAAGCACTGATCTATTACCCACATAGTATAAATCTACTCACATACAATCACGAATCTCGCAATTTAAATGGCTCCcatactcactatctattgagccatagatagtgagtagcgaAAAGGCTGGCCACTTGAAGGgaaagagacaaaaaaaacttgaatcAAATTTGAGAAATTTGGTTCCCAATCTTTTCTAGTAAATGCATTTTCCATCCTTACAAAAGGACAATAAAAGTAACGAAGACTGCAAGGTTTCAATTCTCGTTTATCTGCACGCGCTGCAAACACCTGTTGCATGCACTCACGAAAGATCTAGAAAACACACTATTTCAAACGAGCACgccctgtttttgttttgtaatatACTTTTTCGTTgtgttatattatttattactgagaattattaaaatcgtcatttatttgaaggtagtatgtgagtggatttatacttaaacaattagactactctTTCctgttttctatgagtcaaataGTCAACTAGGCGCTACGTGCCTCGTTGACTATcttttgactcatagaaaatccgaactcgtagtctaattgtgAAATATAAAACGCTCAGAAGAGAGGATATCAGTAATAATAGGAAAACAATAGCAAATAAGTATTGTTATGAAATAACAGTAGATGTATGATAGAGAAGAAATAATAAGGATCAAGGGAATTTATAAGCgttttatattgataaatgTGAAGTACTCATATAAGAATATGAttttaataaagataattgTAATTTCTTTAGATACTAATCTATTAAAACTcttacaaacaataacaaatttgcgtaaaaaaaaggaaaatactgcagtgaaaataaaatactatTTTAATGTAATGCAGCGATATCATGTTCAATGATTTTAACGAAGTAATAACGAAATAATGACACAGGCAATCTTGCCGGCTCTAAAAACAAATCGACTCAACAAGAAAGTATAGTCGTGAGTTTTTGTTACCGAAAAAAACCGCGTGACCTAAAGCCGAAAAAACATTGCAGATTACATCCATCGTGTTTATTACAATACCAACAACTACAAGGAACAATATATCGCAGTACTGATAACAGATAATGCTGTCCCAAGACGTTATCGACCGAAACTTCCAGGAAGCAATTCGATACGAGCGAGTTTTCTACAACTCATCAAAATTTGTTCTGGTCATTGTCTGATTTAACCTCCATTATAACCTGAAGATTCATTGTGGGCCCGCTCCTTGTcataaaatcaaaaaagtAGATTTGATATAGCGTACAACAGCGTACCTTATTCAATCGATTATCGAGGGATTCTTCGAAGTTTCTTTACCACAGAGAACCCTCCATTAgctggccgccattttgaatcaTCAACAAAGCGCGAGGCACTGGTGCCCAATCACGCATGCGTACTAATGTCGGAGTTCCAACATGGCCGCTGTGTTCTGATCATTCGTTCTATTTGATTTCTTGTTCTTTGCGAAATCAGATATTGCCAAGATGGCCGAGACATTTTATGCAGTACTGTTGTGCGTTTTCGGCGCAATTGTTCAGCGATGGTCTGTATCTCTTGGGCCGTACTCTGGTAAGGATTTATGAATGAGAGTTGTAAAAATGAGAGGTTCTGAAGAAACAAACTTTGTGGACATTTGTGAACATATGTGCAAATTCCTGTCTATCAGGTGCAGGGAAGAAGCCAATGTTTGGTGACTATGAAGCACAGAGACACTGGCAGGAGATAACATATAACCTTCCTATAAACCAATGGTATGTGTACCcgagtgggggtggggtgggggcgTATTAATTTTTGTTATCTCATTTAAATTTAACCTTGTACATAAACCTCAGATTGGCTTTTATAACATATTTCACACAAACACCTTGTGCTGGTGAATGCAAGTACAAAATCATCTTTCAAGTTTTAAATGTGTCATTCTTGAGAAATCACAATAGCCACTTTTTacccatttttttaaatataaaaatgatCTTTTCAATACAGATTGAATTCCCttttgataacaaaaaaaaaggaatattgCACTTGTCTTATGTCAttgtttttgtgtcttttaAATCAAATTTTGTAACCCTTAAATGTAGGTATTTCAACTCCTTGGATAATAACCTGCTGTATTGGGGACTGGATTACCCACCACTCACCGCCTACCATAGCTGGCTCTGTGGTGCCATGTAAGTGTATGCCGTGTGGATGTTTCTAGAAAATCATTATACTACAGGGCTAATAATTGCTTGTTCTTAGTTAAAGTGTTTCTGAAGCGAAAATCGTGTCAGGCTGTTCTTAggcttattttaaaattcaatCTTTGCTTAATATTGtaaaagaaaaatcaaaataaaagattATGAGGAACATGATGCAATTATTCTTCAAAGAGAGGTAACAACTGCGACAAAAATACAGCGAAATTACGTCATAGGCACCCCCCGTGTTTCGTCACACGGTTGCTTACTATGCTGAAGGAGCCATTTTGAATCGATCATTGACCGAAAAGTTCACTAGTTTGCCCTACTATTTGTTGCGTTTATATTCTTACAATGTCTGATTACAACAAATAGTCTAGTAAAGGGTCATATAAAACTCTTCGGGAGGCAACAGGAGTGAATTTGGATCGAAAGGAGCAGTGCATTCCCTTGGAGCTGAACAGGTGAGAGTCGTTTGCACGATGCATGGAGAAATGAGTTGAATACAAAATGATCGGTTGGATCTACCTTGGGAGAGGATAATCACGGCTTCCAGGGCAGTTTTTCAGAAGTCTAAGACTTGTGGTGAGTTTATTTTTCTGTACTCAAGCTGTGATCTGGGTGCAAGTAAATACGATAATACTCTCAACGAAGCTGCACTTTTTAGCTGGTTTTCAGTAGCAATCCGAAAAGAaatcatacatcacatcataAAGTTACCTTCTATTTTGTATTTaacaaaatgaatgcaatttATTCAACTAGCAAAACATAATTGTGAAACATAATCCATCTAGTTATGAAAAAGTCAAAATGGGGACTCATAATTTACTTAACTTAAgttatatatataaagtattttataccgttttgtaataaaaaaaaacaatgcactgTATTTAAATAGCAAAACGTTATTGTGAAACCTAATCCATATAGTTCAGGTGTAATAAGGATTCTGTTGACTTGGATAATTTGTTAGGATCCATAATTTCTTATCTAAAAATGCTTAATCAGAGTTATCATGTTGacttttataattttctttttttagataatgactctctttttttcagttttgcAGATGCTGGGCTTCTGTTTATGTGCACTTGAGGGCCCTGAGATAGAGTATTAACAAACATTCCTTAATTTTGTAAAAATCATTGAGAGGCACAGTAATGCTACAGGGTACTGTACTCGATTTTAAGTCAACATCAGCTTGGTTTATGTGAGGGACTCATCTTCATTAGTTTTCATGAAATATTACCAGTAAATACAAAGCAAGGAAACACTGGCCAAATATATAAGCTTCAGTGATATTGCTCTCATTTCATCTTCATAATAATGGACATTGCACTTGCCATGTCCATTACAAACTCACCATGATTGTGCATtgcgtaaaattaaaggtttaCTCACTCATTTCAAATTTAAGTTACTCCGAAAACCTTAGATTGGCTGTACAGCATACATACCCCTTTTCTTTAGCATAGTCTTGTGCAAAATGTTCTTGATTGAGATTATCCACAAGATTATTGATTCCAATATTTATTCACCTTGGAAAGCAGTGACTCCAATTTATAGAAGGCTGCTTGTTTGATACCAAGTCACAAATGTGACCATGAATAGTCACTAACTCTTGAGTGTCTAGCCAGTGTATGTGCTATAGTATGTTATGCAACAAGCTTTTATTTTCAAGCTGATAACAGTCAATTCAGGCTTCatttcattttaattttaaattttaattttgtgacTGAAAAGTTCTTTCTTTGATCTTTGACATCTGCATTTTGTCTTTGATTAGCTAGAAatactattatttttttaactggATCACTGTTTTCATTTcttcttgttttctttcacCATTGCTGATGACTCTACATGGCGCTTTGGGGTATTTGAAACTTATCCCTTGGTTGCACTTTGTTAGGAAACTCCCCCCTGTTCATCCAAATGGACAAACATGAAGAAACGTGCCCCCCCCAACACCACAAAATACTAGGAATCAATGATGCTTCATGGCTGAAAATACTAGGAATCAATGATGCTTCATGGCTGAAAATACTAGGAATCAATGATGCTTCATGGCTGAAAATACTAGGAATCAATGATGCTTCATGGCTGAAAATACTAGGAATCAATGATGCTTCATGGCTGAAAATACTAGGAATCAATGATGCTTCATGGCTGAAAATACTAGGAATCAATGATGCTTCATGGCTGAAATTATCATCCAAATCCTAGGAAAGTCGAACTCAGTTTGAGTTGATATAGTTCGAGTTATCAGGGCCCCAACCttccaaataaaaacaatggaattgcACGTTTCTCATAGGATGGCTTGAtattagatcatttatggTAGAAGACAAGGGTCTATTTGGTATCATCATGTTGTATGGTTTCTGTCAGGGCATATACATAAAAAGTCCTCTCTTTTGTACCCTACATAAATTTAACCCCAGAATAACAACAGAACACACAACAATTTGTATTAATACTCTGCTTCTGGGCAGGATATGGAATAAAATCAAAACACTCCTAGGAATATTTAACCCCCTCGCTTCTAATTTCACAATGATTACGCTGGGCTTCATCAGTTCAATCAAATCATGAATTTTTCGCCCCATCAGCATGTTTTGCTATTCTAATGGCCCCAGAACGCTTTGAGGGGATTATTATTTTGGTGTGTTTCGTTCCCACCTTGCCTAAACCTGATCGTGTAGGTTCCACTCTACAGCGGATTATTTCAAACGACAAAGAACATTGTAAACAACTATTCAGCTCagatttttataattattCAAAAAATCTTCAGCTAGAATTGATAGTCATGTTGAGACCCTCTACTATAGATAATTCATAAAGCTTAATTGAATGCGAATTATAAGAAGAACAACAATTAAAAGGCTTGAAAAAGATGACGCGACTCCAACGAGCGCACGTGTAAGCGATCAAAACTGAACAAAACGAGACAAATACCTTAACATTTCCTCGACGACTTTGCCTTCTTGATAGACTTATTTCTCTCTAAAATCCTTTCACAGTTCGAACCCCACATTGCTCTTAGATTCGCTATCGATTTTTCTGTGCCTAGCTAGAAGAATGTTAACTTTGCGTAACTCGTTGGCTCCGGCGTAGCAGCTTGTTCAAATTGCCTAAGGTTCGAAAGGTGCAAAATTCTGATTTCCTCAATGATTTTCACACAAGATAAGTCTATTTGCACCGTGTCATTTTAGGGGTGAAAGGAACATTGACAAGTCAGTTGCTAGGCCGTCATTTTTGCAGCTTTTGTGGCCTCGGGAATCCGCAAAGTAAACTTCTACTGGCTTCTGTTGTGGCCATGACCGTTGCCTTCCtttcgcgcgctttttctCTTCCCGCTGAGCAAGCAACCGTGTGATGTCACAAGCCCTTCATGATGTCGCACTTGATAGGACAAAAACACCAACTTCACGCAATATTTTTTCCAATGGGTTTATGTGGATCGAAAAAGCTTTGAAATGTTGTTTCTTTGATATTtgaggtttaaaaaaatgatacaaaaatGCTATGTTTCCTTTCGCTTCAGTAACACTTTAAACTCACACAACAAAGTTTTCCAAAGTTTTTATCATCAAATACTCTTGCCTGATCAGTCAATCTCATCTGTGGCtgaaaaaatcaatatcattaaTAATGATgtaagcaatatttttttatgccgCTGCACCCAGTCTATCAGCTGGTATGTATGGATATGGATATGTTATTACACTAATCAAATTTTTCATTGAAGATGATATAAAAATGcttgaaaattgtttttttattcttagATTGAAGTAAAAAAGATTAGAGACAATTATTTTTTGCATTCTGATATATTATTCTTGTTTTAGAGCAAATAACCTAAATCCTGAATGGGTGCAGTTGAATGTATCTAGAGGTTATGAAAGCAGTTCACATAAACTCTTTATGAGGTATACAGGTATGTATGGCAAGAATTCTGATAATTTGTCATAATTTTATTCTAATACTACATTTCCTTTCTTTTCCTTGTAGTCCTGCTAGCTGATGTACTGATCTTCATTCCAGCAGTTATGCTATTCTGCTTGCTCTGTCTTTCTGGGAGATCATCACTACAAAAGGTGACACAACTCTCGTAAAAAGGTTTAATTCTTAATGAcagatttttttattggtcTCCCATGAGAGCTTAAAGGGGTGCTTTGTATGCTTTTCCTTAGAATATTCAAGGTTTGAGGAAACATACAGCCCATACCGCAGTAGTATAATCAATCTATTTCTCTCTGCTTGTGTAAGAATCCAACCtataattttattgtatttatctAATGGATGAAATGTTATTTGATAAACCTGTAAggttattttcttgttgttttttgcGTGGGTAATTGTTGTTTATTGGGTAGCTGTTGTTTATCCTTCTTCAGGTGCTGATTGCTGCCGTCATCTTACTGTACCCTGGACTTACTCTCATTGACCATGGACACTTCCAGTATCCACACCACTACTTGCAAATCCACAACTGttcctttttatctttttcatgttttattaagaaaagcatttcttttaaataacataaaaaataaagtttccTGCAATAATGGATAATGAAAATATTGATAAGTCTTCTGTGATCAGACATGAGTAATATGGCTGCCATATATTTTGCTTTTCCTATGAATTTTACTATGATCAATGCTCTCATTGAACGTAGCTACTCCTCATAAGTAACCAGCTCTATGTTTCAAAATCGCTTATAGGTAAAATAGTCATAGATAACCATTTATGATTGTATGTAGACCCTCATGATTTAGTATCCAGGCTGTAATGAGAGTCATTTTCAATATCTAATTCCTAACCACAGTAAAACTGGTGTTTTAAACCATGCTTGAAAACTACAGCTAATTACCACACTCTTTTGCTGAGGTTAGAGCGTCCTACTGCAAAGATGTGGCTGCTGCTACAAAGGATTAAATGTTGCAATAATTTCTGTTATcactgtactgtatatattgaaGGAACTACACAATAAGTCCTTTTATCTTAGGCCTTACAATGTTCAAGATAGCACCTTAATATGCACCACAGATATAATTGCATTAGCCTGGGGTTATGTCTGATCGCCATCACATCGCTCTGCATGAAGCATGATGTTCTTGGTTCAATCGCCTTTGTTCTGTCCCTCAGCTACAAACAGATGGAACTCTACCATGCCTTACCGTTCTTCTTCTATCTCTTGGGTAGAACTCTCCAAATAGACACCTGGTAGGTGGACAGTTCCGAAGTCTTATATCAATATAGCATGGCATGAAAGGTTTCCACATTTACCACTTTTTACAAATGTTACCCAACTAGAGATAAACCCTTAACTACTTTGATACGCAGTTGCTATATATACAAAGCAAGGAAAAAGGTTCAATTCTGACAACAAAGATCAAATAAGATTCGCTTGCCATTTTTCAAGAAATATAaacaatactttgaactcacaaGGTCGGCAATTTACcattatattttctaaattgaGAACTGCTGACTTTAGCAGCATGTCTTAGAAAAGAAGTGATTCTAAAATTATGATGGTGAATGGTGGTTatggtgtacatacagtaGACAACAGAAAACATTCAATTCAGATTTCCTTGCCCTTTcccaacaaatatagaatactttgaactcccAATTTAAtggtttatttgaataaaatgaaaactgtCAGGCATTTAGTCGATTGAGGACCTTTTGCAACTGTCAGGCATAAAGCCACTGCCAATTTGATAATCTTTACCAAGTCTGCAGTATTTGCCACTTTTAGTTAAAGCCGTATTGTCACCAGTCAactgttaaaagacaaaagaatctattagaatccaagatatttaacaggccatccgctctaaattatcaatcacatcctcaaagaaacttccaatcaacacactgctttcaacattttgaaatatttttcgcattttctgttaaaaataatcggatattgttaggtaatcgacaggaagtaaactggtgacaatgtggctttaagtACCTGTGTCTTTCAACAGGTCTGGTAGGATCATCAAGCTAGCACAACTTGGTGTTGCTGTTATTGGGACGTTTGTAGTGTGGTGAGTATAGTTCACAGAGCCTTAATGCATTGCATTAAACACAGAAGCAAAACCATTACAGGCACATGAGGttaacatgattttttttattttttctcagtTGGATCCCATTTCTTACGAGTATTCCTAACTTTGTGCAAGTCATACATCGATTGTTTCCATTTTCCAGAGGACTTTTTGAGGTAACCAGAAAGTTTGTTGCCTGTAGGCCTACTTCTCTGCCCATCCCTTCATCTCTTCCTGCCTTCTAGCACAGGAAATTCTTTGTTTGTCTGCCTGCCTTGTTTTTGGTTTGTTTTAACAAGTTTTTGTTCACCTTTTAGGATAAAGTCTCAAACTTGTGGTGTGCACTCTCTGTTTTGGTGAAACTGAAAAACATCTTCACGCAACAGCATTTGATTAGGATAAGGTACATTTCATTTCTGTCTGCATCTACATAATCACCacattatttgaaaaatagtTTTTGTTATGAGCACTGCTGAATGGCAATCTTATTTTCAACCATAACTACTACTGATTTGAGCTGATCAACAATCTCTTTCAATATTTACTTTCTGCAGTTTGTGGACCACTGTCATTGCTGTCTTACCATCATCAATTAATCTATTAAGAAAGCCATCTGAGGATAAATTCTTGATTGCATTGGTAAGAGAAACAAAGTTTGTAATATTTATTACCTAAGAAAATGCTGGGGGAAAGGGAGGAAAAGTAGAGGTACACAGATTGGAAAAAAGGAGAAATTGATGTTTGTTATATGTATCTTGTAATGTAATGTTAATGATGATactaataacaataattgttttgttttcagataAACTCATCTCTTGGATTCTTCCTATTCTCCTATCAAGTTCATGAAAAGTCAATTTTACTGGTGGCTCTGTAAGTACCTTTATGTCAAAATTGATTATAACAATTTTATAATGGGAGCTTCATCATGACAAAGAGCATCACATGTGAACTTATTTTGCATGTAGTGTGTCAGGGAAATTTGAATTATCAATGTGGTGTATTATTTTGCATGTAAAAAGCCTTTAATAATTGTGTCGTGAAGTGTACAATTATTGTTTGTCCTATTGCTTAAGTTAAAGGAGGTTGTTTGTCCTGTTTTTAGGCCAGTATGCCTGCTGATAACGTTCAGGCCCCTAGTATGCACATGGTTCCTGCTCATTTCCACATTTAGGtaggttttatttattttactatCTGTGATAGTTCAAGTTTGTCATTTGGATTTAGATTTTGCTTGACTATGTGTCTTGAATTGAGTCTGCAGTTTGGAGCATTGATATTTAATTGTTCACTGATTTTGAGGTTGAACACCTTTTCGTTAATTGACATTGATAATGTTTGAAATCGATGCTGATTGACATTGATGTTGTTtgacattgatgatgattgGTTGGTGTGACAGGCTACACGTGACTGGTATTATTGTGTGTTTGACATTTCACAGTATGTGGCCATTATTGGAAAAGGATGGCCAAGCAATGTCCTACCTTCCTGTAATGCTCCTGTTCTATACTGTCTCACACCATGTTCTACACCTGGCCAAGTTCACAGGCCGCATCAAAGGACTGGTACGTCATAACCAGTGGAGGGGCGAGAGTATcttaaagactggaagaccaGGTCAAATGAAATGAGAATGGGCACATGCAAAATGTTGTGAATAAAGAAAGTGGCATCCATGTGACGTTCATGGTGTACATCAGCCAGGGCTTCTGGTATTacgaaaaaaactcaaaattacgcgggattctttgctaaattacgcggaaaatcaatcattacgcgctaaattacgcgggattttgcaatacatttttccttaaaaatcaaaattttgcgggattctttactgaattacgcgctaaattacacggaatatcaactgttacgtccaaactacattttgtaccgaaggaaagcacgaaataacttgaaaagattaatttttttttgcgtaaaatatcttaggcgagttttcattggctcctagccaccagccaattaaaaaaggtattttattattagtccttggccttcgcggtttagcaaagaacgcctagtcattttatttgttttcgaaattcagttcggaATATCGCGCTCTTActaagaatatctctctttttttacgagaaatagaggtaagaaccctaaaagaacacatcagctgtgcaattaaatgttttgtctttcaaaattttgccaaattacgcgggattacgcggagaaagtcaaattacgcgcttccgcaaaagcgcgtaattccagaagccctgatcAGCTTTAAAGCTTTGTAGTGTAACACATCATTTGATGTTCACCTGGGTGATAGTTTAACATTGTTTCTAGGAAACTACTTGTTCTCTAGATTGAAATAAAGATGTCAGTGCCCACTTATAAGACATGCTATCATTTTTGATGCTGTGTTGTCTCTCAGTTTGTTTCCATTGTAATGGAATGGTTATGTCAGGGCACCCTGAATCCATCACTTTCTCTTGTATATTGTAATTAAGACTTTATAACAGTACTTGTTGTCTTAACAGTTCTACTTCTCCATGGTGGGCATGGTTATTATCCATGTGTGCGCTGCAACCATCCCCTCACCGAGCCGGTATCCTGATCTCTATCCAGTCATAATATCCTTCTACTCTGCTGCACACTTCGGCTGCTTTTTCCTGTACTTCAACTACCTCCAGCTTACCCTGCCTGAGCTTGGCTACCCCATTGTCAAGCATAAGCAGCTGTAGTTTGATAGATTACTGACAGAGCAGAGCTCTTCATACGCCAACTTGCAGATAAAGTGGTTTACGTGTGCGTTGCTCTGCATGACTTGCTGCAAACTTGTTGGAAGTTAGTGAAGGTAGGTAGCTGACTAAGAATAGTACCGTGATAGGTAATCACTTACTCTATGGAGATGGTATTAGTCTAATCTAGAGAGTAGAAATGCATGCTCAGGCCCGtaaacaggggggggggggggtatgggggttcggaagaaccaccccactcGACTAGAAGGTTGCTCTTATGAAtgaaaattgagtaccactgcgagctagggcgagctacctaagagaaaaaggTCCGCTAAATGAGTAAACTAACCCtgcgctcaaaatcctggctacgggcctaaTGCTTTTCTTGATTCAGCTTCGATTTCATACACATTATGGTgaaagggggggggcttagcaaaaacaataaatgatTATTACGAGTCTACCAATTTAAACTTGTTCTTACTACGGCCGTGCATTCTGAGCGATTTagagaagaagaaaatatcTTCCCTCTGATTGTCACTAATTCTAATCAATGAGTTGATTACACATTCAAGAGATCcttcttttatttttgataCAGTTGCACTGTTGGTGCACAAAGTGAAATCCATACATGTTATTACATTCTACGCTTGTCAAATTTCATTCCTTGCGTCACTGCTTGCTTCCTGTGAACAGGAATATGAATATAAGAAGATAAAGGTTAATTTTGGTAGTGAGTACCAACCGATGATAACTATGGTGTAAACACTACAACAATAAATGACTTACCTTTCCCCGCAATCTTGCGGTTAGCAGAGTCCCTTGAAGGACGCGGACATTCGACTGCCTCGATAAGTGCGACATCGACCTTGAGAAAATAAATAAGGTTAGAAGTGATGAATAATATATTATGTCAGAAATGAAGTTAAACACGTCATATTCAATGACTCCCTGAAAACACTAGTTTCACTAACGTTCCAAGTGATGGCCCTTCGCcgaagcaaaaaaaagtccCCCTGTTTTCAcaacgcctacgcagaccttctagtttttctacagcttgtctgtttAGTAATTGTCTTATACCAACCTTCATAAAATCTGCAATCTTAGCGT encodes:
- the LOC5514411 gene encoding dolichyl pyrophosphate Man9GlcNAc2 alpha-1,3-glucosyltransferase — its product is MAETFYAVLLCVFGAIVQRWSVSLGPYSGAGKKPMFGDYEAQRHWQEITYNLPINQWYFNSLDNNLLYWGLDYPPLTAYHSWLCGAIANNLNPEWVQLNVSRGYESSSHKLFMRYTVLLADVLIFIPAVMLFCLLCLSGRSSLQKVLIAAVILLYPGLTLIDHGHFQYNCISLGLCLIAITSLCMKHDVLGSIAFVLSLSYKQMELYHALPFFFYLLGRTLQIDTWSGRIIKLAQLGVAVIGTFVVCWIPFLTSIPNFVQVIHRLFPFSRGLFEDKVSNLWCALSVLVKLKNIFTQQHLIRISLWTTVIAVLPSSINLLRKPSEDKFLIALINSSLGFFLFSYQVHEKSILLVALPVCLLITFRPLVCTWFLLISTFSMWPLLEKDGQAMSYLPVMLLFYTVSHHVLHLAKFTGRIKGLFYFSMVGMVIIHVCAATIPSPSRYPDLYPVIISFYSAAHFGCFFLYFNYLQLTLPELGYPIVKHKQL